The nucleotide window ATATCAAGTGCAGACCTGACATACGCACTAAAAGAAGTAACCAATACAACATTTAATCAGATCACTGTCGATGGCGATACCTCGACAAATGACATGGTCCTTGTAATGGCAAACGGAGCTGCCGGAAATAAACTGCTGAATCCTGAGCATCCTGAATGGCCGGTTTTTATTGAACTGTTAAAAGAAAGCTGTGCCAGCCTTGCAAAACAAATTGCCAGGGATGGGGAAGGAGCGACAAAACTGATTGAAATATCCGTATCCGGTGCATTGTCTGATGAAGAGGCACGGATAATTGGCAAGCAAATAGCCGGTTCAAACCTTGTCAAGACCGCGGTATACGGTGCAGATGCCAACTGGGGAAGGATTATTGGGGCGATCGGCCAGAGCCAGGCAACCGTAAATTCGAATACCGTGGACATTTCGCTTGGTGACATCATCATGCTGAAGGATAGTACACCGATAGCTTTCGACGAAGAAATCGCAAGAAACTATTTGATGAATGACAAGGTGGAAATTTTCGTGGATCTCCATCTAAGTGAAGGCAAAGGAATGGCATGGGGCTGTGACCTTTCATATGATTATGTGAAAATTAACGCAAGCTATCGGACTTAAAGGGGCGGATTCTTTGGAAACTGTAGTCATTAAATGCGGCGGAAGTGTGCTGGGGGAACTTGATGACCCATTCTTTATGAGTCTTAGAGAATTGATGAAAAACGGATATTATCCTGTCATCGTCCATGGTGGCGGGCCAGCAATCAATTCAATGCTTGATTTATATAACATCCCTGCGGACTTCAAGGAAGGGCTTAGGGTAACGTGCGATAAAACGATGGAAATCGTTGAAATGGTCCTGTCAGGCCAGACGAACAGGCAGCTGTGCGGGATATTGATGAAACAAGGATTCAAGGTTCTTGGTATTAATGGGAGCGACGGATCCTGCTTGCAGGCAGACTATATCGATAAACAAGGGCTAGGGTATGTAGGGAAGGTCAACAACGTAAATACTGACCTTATTATGATGGCAGTTGAGTCGGGTTATATTCCGGTCATTACTCCTATCGGAATTTCGGAGGATGGCTGCAAGCTGAATATCAATGGAGATTACGCTGCTGCATCGATCGCGAAAGCTTTGAATGCCGAGCGCTGTGCTTTTGTGACCAATGTCGATGGCATCCTGATCAACGGTGAGTTAATCGCCGAAATAACGGATCATGAGATAGAAAACTATATTTCTGATGGAAGCATTTATGGCGGAATGGTACCCAAGGTAAATTCAGCATTATCTGCAACAGCCGCCGGTGTAGAGAAAGCGATGATCATTTCTGGCAAAAAGCCATTCTATAAAAATGACTGCTGGCATGGAACCGCGATTGCCGCAAAGGAAGGAGTGCTAAAATGAGTCATTTATTCCCTACTTACCAGAGATGGGAGATTGAGCCTGAGAAAGCAAGCGGATCGGTCATCCATGGGAAAGATGGACGTGAATATCTTGATTTTACTTCAGGTATAGGTGTATGTAATCTGGGCCATCGTCCTGAAGGGGTAGAACAGGCTGTCAAAGATCAGCTGGAATTATTCTGGCATGTATCAAATCTTTTTCCGCAAAGCATCCAGGAGGAAGCGGCCGGAAAACTTGCGAAAGCGTCTGGTTTGGATTGTGTGTTTTTTGCCAACAGTGGTGCAGAGGCGAATGAAGCAGCAATAAAACTGGCGAGAAAAGCAACCGGCAGGAAGAAGATCATTACGTTCCTGCAATCCTTCCATGGGCGTACGTTTGCTGGCATGGCAGCGACAGGGCAGGAAAAAATCAAGCATGGATTCGGGAGTATGCTCGAAACCTTTGTTCACTTGCCATTCAATGACCTGGAAGCTCTAAAAAATGAAATTGATTCCGATACAGCAGCCGTCATGATTGAAATTGTTCAGGGTGAAGGCGGAATTCATGTCGTTAATGAAGAGTTTATTAAAGAGGCAGACAAACTCTGCACAGAAAACGGGGTGCTGCTTATTGTCGATGAAATCCAAACGGGAATCGGGCGTACAGGAAAGCCCTTCGCCTTTCAGCACTTTGGGATCTCACCCGATATCATAACGGTTGCAAAAGGGCTTGGTAATGGATTGCCAATTGGTGCAGCCGTCGGTAAAGCGATACTTGCAGAACATTTTGGCCCGGGTAGCCATGGATCAACATTCGGAGGGAATCCAATCAGTACCGCTGCTGCTTCCGCTGTAATGGATATTATCTTCGAGCATGAATTCCTTAAAGAAGTATCTGCCAAAGGGGAGACTTTGTTTCAGTTGCTTGACCAGGAACTTGGCGATTTGGAAGTGGTAAATGAAATCAGGGGCATTGGCTTGATGGCCGGTATAGAATTGACTGTTGCAGCCCAGCCTTATCTCTCCCAGCTGAGGAAGGCGGGATTGATCACTTTGCCGGCAGGAGAAAAGGTGATAAGGCTTCTTCCGCCGCTGATTGTAACTGTTGAAGAGCTGCAAAAGGCAGTATCTGTATTAAGAGAAATATTAATAAAGCAAACCGTAACAGCTTAAGAGCTGTATATTTTTTAAAAATAAATGAATAAAAATTTATTAATATAAATAAATATTCAACTGGAGAGGTGACAAATGAAAGGATATTTGCATCTGGCTGACGGAAAGACATATCAGGGATCCCTGCTTGGTTCGCTTCCTGAAGAGGGAATCGCCGGTGAAATTGTGTTTTTCACAGGAATGACAGGATATCAGGAGGTACTGACCGATCCTTCCTATAAGAATCAAATCATTGTGTTCACTTATCCGCTGATTGGCAATTACGGTATAAATAATGAGGATTTTGAAAGCAAGAAGCCGCATGTTGCAGCGGTAATTGTCTGTGAAGCTGCCAAAGAGGCCTACCATTATGAAGCACAGCATTCTTTTACCGAGTATCTTGAAAAATGGAATATTCCGGTCCTTGAACATATTGATACCCGTGAGC belongs to Mesobacillus sp. AQ2 and includes:
- the argB gene encoding acetylglutamate kinase, with translation METVVIKCGGSVLGELDDPFFMSLRELMKNGYYPVIVHGGGPAINSMLDLYNIPADFKEGLRVTCDKTMEIVEMVLSGQTNRQLCGILMKQGFKVLGINGSDGSCLQADYIDKQGLGYVGKVNNVNTDLIMMAVESGYIPVITPIGISEDGCKLNINGDYAAASIAKALNAERCAFVTNVDGILINGELIAEITDHEIENYISDGSIYGGMVPKVNSALSATAAGVEKAMIISGKKPFYKNDCWHGTAIAAKEGVLK
- a CDS encoding acetylornithine transaminase is translated as MSHLFPTYQRWEIEPEKASGSVIHGKDGREYLDFTSGIGVCNLGHRPEGVEQAVKDQLELFWHVSNLFPQSIQEEAAGKLAKASGLDCVFFANSGAEANEAAIKLARKATGRKKIITFLQSFHGRTFAGMAATGQEKIKHGFGSMLETFVHLPFNDLEALKNEIDSDTAAVMIEIVQGEGGIHVVNEEFIKEADKLCTENGVLLIVDEIQTGIGRTGKPFAFQHFGISPDIITVAKGLGNGLPIGAAVGKAILAEHFGPGSHGSTFGGNPISTAAASAVMDIIFEHEFLKEVSAKGETLFQLLDQELGDLEVVNEIRGIGLMAGIELTVAAQPYLSQLRKAGLITLPAGEKVIRLLPPLIVTVEELQKAVSVLREILIKQTVTA